Proteins encoded in a region of the Flammeovirga yaeyamensis genome:
- a CDS encoding riboflavin synthase encodes MFTGIIEALGKITDITKDQENTIFTVESPISHELKIDQSLAHNGVCLTVTHIDGQKHQVVAIHETLQKTNLGDWQVGDVVNLERSMPSHGRFDGHIVQGHVDQIGECINVQDEQGSWRFTFEYDPSTKNFTVEKGSICVNGASLTVVDDAKGQFSVAIIPYTYENTNFHKIKKGTKINLEFDILGKYIQKLKTLDL; translated from the coding sequence ATGTTTACAGGAATAATTGAAGCTTTAGGCAAGATTACCGATATAACAAAAGACCAAGAGAATACAATTTTTACTGTGGAATCACCGATTTCTCATGAGTTAAAAATTGATCAGAGTTTAGCTCACAATGGGGTTTGTCTTACCGTAACGCACATTGATGGTCAAAAACATCAAGTAGTAGCGATTCATGAAACTCTTCAGAAAACAAATTTAGGCGATTGGCAAGTAGGCGATGTTGTCAACTTAGAGAGAAGTATGCCTTCTCACGGTCGTTTTGATGGTCATATTGTCCAAGGTCACGTCGATCAGATTGGCGAGTGTATCAATGTTCAAGACGAGCAAGGAAGCTGGAGATTTACTTTTGAATACGACCCTTCTACGAAGAACTTCACCGTAGAAAAAGGTTCTATTTGTGTAAATGGTGCTAGTTTAACTGTCGTTGATGATGCTAAAGGACAATTCAGCGTTGCCATTATTCCTTATACTTATGAGAATACTAACTTCCATAAAATCAAAAAAGGAACAAAAATCAATTTAGAATTTGATATATTAGGTAAATATATTCAGAAGTTAAAAACTCTAGATCTGTAA
- a CDS encoding LytR/AlgR family response regulator transcription factor, with protein sequence MSSLKCLIVDDEEVSRMVVRDFVKRSEGLELAGEFDNAVSAYEALHTTAIDIIFLDIEMPQMTGIELVQSLEKLPQVILITGRRDFGAEAFEFNLTDYLIKPITYPRFLKAVEKAKHSIENGDQKLVETSSDDTLFVKADNKIIKLSLCDIYFVEALSDYMLINTSDKKYIVHSTMKALEKKFPDNFIRVHRSYIVNLEKVDTIEDMQIVMPQKEIPIGNSYKNNFLSKLNFL encoded by the coding sequence ATGAGCAGTTTAAAGTGTCTTATAGTCGATGATGAAGAGGTATCTCGCATGGTAGTGCGTGACTTTGTAAAACGCTCCGAAGGGTTAGAACTTGCCGGAGAGTTCGACAATGCCGTCTCTGCCTATGAAGCACTTCATACTACTGCTATTGATATCATTTTCCTGGATATTGAGATGCCTCAAATGACGGGTATCGAATTGGTACAATCTTTAGAGAAGTTACCTCAGGTGATATTAATTACGGGTAGACGAGATTTTGGAGCAGAAGCTTTCGAATTCAATCTTACCGACTACTTGATAAAGCCGATTACTTACCCTCGTTTTCTTAAAGCGGTTGAAAAAGCCAAGCATTCTATAGAAAACGGCGATCAAAAATTGGTGGAAACAAGTTCTGATGATACCCTGTTTGTGAAAGCAGATAATAAAATCATCAAACTTTCTTTGTGCGACATCTATTTTGTGGAGGCATTATCAGATTATATGTTGATTAATACTTCTGACAAAAAATATATTGTGCACTCAACTATGAAGGCTTTGGAAAAGAAATTCCCGGACAACTTCATCAGAGTACATCGATCATATATTGTCAATTTAGAGAAAGTAGACACTATTGAGGACATGCAAATTGTGATGCCTCAGAAAGAGATTCCAATAGGAAATAGTTATAAAAATAACTTCTTGTCGAAGTTAAACTTCTTATAA
- the rimK gene encoding 30S ribosomal protein S6--L-glutamate ligase, with product MINKIVVGSEEWCALPQLGIPTIKARVDSGAKTSALHAVNITPFTKENEQWVRFEVHPLQANGKTTVSCEAKVVDRRNVKSSSGKSEKRYVVKSVISIAETTWEIEVTLTNRDSMGYRMLLGRQAMSGKLLVDPEMSFNLGEISPNLIEQYYKTHEKQSTGLKIGLLASNPDLYSNRRIIEAGQQHGHEMEFINIKDCYIKLDGKKPEMHYRGGKLLNDFDAVIPRIRPSITFYGCALTRHFAAMGVYTLNTASAITQSRDKLHSLQMLINDGLPIPTTGFANSPLDTEDLIDMVGGAPLIVKLLEGTQGKGVVLAETKKAAESLINAFKSLKANILVQQFIKESNGKDIRIFVVDGKVVESMMRTAAPGEFRANIHMGGSAARIKITAEEKRIAIQAAKTLGLKVAGVDIIRGSNGPLLLEVNSSPGLEGIEGVSEKDIAGAMIEAVEKGVKKQKNK from the coding sequence ATGATAAATAAAATCGTTGTTGGGAGCGAGGAGTGGTGTGCATTACCACAATTAGGAATCCCTACCATTAAAGCAAGAGTAGACTCTGGAGCAAAAACATCTGCTTTACATGCGGTAAACATTACTCCTTTTACTAAAGAAAACGAACAATGGGTCCGTTTTGAAGTGCACCCACTTCAAGCGAATGGAAAAACTACAGTTTCCTGTGAAGCAAAGGTGGTAGATAGAAGAAATGTAAAAAGTTCAAGTGGAAAAAGTGAAAAAAGATATGTAGTCAAATCGGTAATTTCTATAGCAGAAACAACTTGGGAAATTGAAGTGACACTTACCAATAGGGATTCTATGGGATATAGAATGTTATTGGGTAGACAAGCCATGTCTGGGAAACTTTTAGTAGACCCAGAAATGTCTTTTAATTTAGGCGAAATATCACCAAACTTGATAGAACAATATTATAAGACCCATGAAAAACAATCAACAGGTTTAAAGATAGGCCTTCTGGCAAGTAATCCTGATTTATATAGTAATAGAAGAATCATCGAAGCTGGACAGCAGCACGGTCATGAGATGGAGTTTATAAACATCAAGGATTGTTATATCAAATTGGATGGTAAAAAGCCAGAGATGCATTACCGTGGTGGAAAATTATTGAATGATTTTGACGCAGTGATTCCTAGAATTCGTCCATCGATCACTTTCTATGGATGTGCTTTAACTAGACATTTTGCTGCTATGGGGGTGTATACTTTAAACACAGCTTCAGCAATTACTCAGTCAAGAGATAAATTACATTCTCTTCAGATGTTGATCAATGATGGATTACCTATTCCAACAACAGGTTTTGCCAATTCTCCATTAGATACAGAAGATCTAATTGATATGGTGGGTGGAGCTCCTCTTATTGTGAAGCTTCTTGAGGGAACTCAAGGTAAAGGAGTTGTGCTTGCAGAAACGAAGAAAGCCGCAGAGAGTTTGATCAATGCCTTTAAGAGTTTAAAAGCGAATATTCTGGTGCAACAGTTCATCAAAGAATCGAATGGTAAGGATATTCGAATTTTTGTGGTGGATGGTAAAGTAGTCGAAAGTATGATGAGAACAGCTGCTCCAGGAGAATTCAGAGCGAATATTCATATGGGAGGTAGTGCTGCTAGAATAAAGATTACTGCCGAAGAAAAAAGGATCGCTATTCAAGCTGCAAAAACTTTAGGATTAAAAGTGGCAGGAGTGGATATTATTCGTGGCAGTAACGGTCCATTACTCTTGGAAGTCAATTCTTCTCCAGGTTTGGAAGGCATAGAAGGTGTTTCTGAAAAAGATATTGCAGGAGCAATGATCGAAGCCGTTGAAAAAGGTGTGAAGAAACAAAAGAATAAATAA